Below is a window of Carassius auratus strain Wakin chromosome 50, ASM336829v1, whole genome shotgun sequence DNA.
AGctcgcgcgcgcacacacgcatTCCATTTTGCTTTTCTTCTCTTCACGTGAACTCTTTTGTTTTGTCTACACACAGGCATAatcaatttaaaaagtaatttacagTGCTGATGTGGGCAAAACTCACATAATCTCTAGTTTCTGACATGACATTATAAAGAGGCCCTATACAATTTTAGCAGTCCTTCCTTAGTAGGCCTGTTCATTCTGAGGAACAATGCATATTAGTAAAAAGATCCATTTCTTTCGATGGCCGTGGTACATTaaatccatgctttcatgttgttTACCCCAAATTCTGTTCCTACCATCAGAATGTCTCTGAAGAAATCAGACCAGACAACTTTTTTAGTGAGCCTGTGTGAATCGTAACCTCAGTTTTCTGTTCTTAGCAGACAAGAGTGCTGGTGTGGTCTTCTGATGCTGCTTCAATGTTCGActtgttgtgcgttcagagatgctTTTCTGCATATCTTGGTTGTtatgagtggttatttgagtcactgttgcctttctatcagcTCAAATCAGGCTGGCTATTCTCATCTGACCTCTGGCATCAACAAGGTTTTTTTCTGTCCTCAGAACTGTCTCTCAATGGACATGTCTCTgaaccattctctgtaaaccctagagatagttgtgtgtgaaaatcccagcaGATCATCAGTTCCTGAAgcactcagaccagcccgtctggcaccagcAACAAGGCCATGTTCAAAGTCACATAAAACCCCTTTCTTCCTCATTCTGATACTCAGTTTGAACGTCTTGACCATGTCTACATGCCTAAATGCATCGAGGtgccatgtgattggctaatTAATTAGATACTTGTGTAAACAAGCAGTTGAACATGCATAAATACAGGCAtacttttatgaatatatatactttttcatttttacacacgaacacacacacacacacacacacacacacacaaataaataaacagcattatATGAAAATATCAATAACAAAAGGTAGGTATATAAAATTTCTCAAATGAGAAATTCAGCTCTTTTATTATCATCTCACAATAAATCTCTTTAAACATAAAGTGATATAAATTATTCAACATTCCCTTCAGTTATTCGCACATAACTACATGGGCCACCAACAACAATATACAGTAATTCATCCTTTTACcacaaagaaaaaattaaaagttgATCACAGGAGGTTTTATATGCTCCtgggtaaaacaaaaaaatgtcataatctcATAAACTAGATAATTACTGTAACTTAAAATTCTCCTTGCTCAGCTCAACTCAGCTCATCCTAAaaccaaatgaatgaatgaatgaataaataaataaataaataaatatcagggCTCCACCATCACTGTCATCACCCAGTGTCACTTTTGTTTTCTTCTTAGACATCATTCtagatgaaaaataaagtctGTGATGTATAACTCGGAGTTCCATTCAATGAATCCTGTTATATTAATAAACTAGCACTGTGCAACCAAACCTTGTTTTCATTGTCATTGTACAGAAAATATTACCATTGTCACTGTACAGAAAAGACAAGCCAATACAATAAACCtcaactgaaacaaaataacaatCACCAGGTGTTTTCCTTTGCAAtcaaaacaaagcatttaaatCTTTGTGTGTCAAACGATTCAATTATTTTATAGGATTCACAATACACTTCCGTTTTTGATTAGAATTAAACCATCTTATCCTTCCTGTTAAAAGCCTCGAGACTCATTTCAGGAGAATCAGTTTGTGTCACTGTCGCTGTCAGAATTATTGGACTCTCCGAACTGTTGGCTGGCTAAATAATGAAGCTCTTGTGGCTCCAATGAAGTCATTTTACCATCAGCTCCGATTTTCATTGGCTGGATCAGCTGCTCCCTGAAAGAAAAGCAGGTTAGCGGTTACTTACAGTTGACGTCATGCTATATTGAAAGCACAATGGCAGCATCACTGCTTGTAAGCTTCCTGAAGTCACTTTATTACCTGGAGAGTTTATCGAACATTTTGACAAGTTTCATGGCTTCGTATTCTTTTTGTTCTTCAGTCATTCCCTCCATAGGGTTAGGCTGCTCCTCCTCCACACGGCCGGTCACTGGATTGATGCTGTACAAGccaaaataataaagataatcatattttttttctaactaaGATTTTATGGTTTCTGACAATGACGTACTGAGGTTTAGCCTCTCTGTACTCCTCGGTATCACTGTCCTCATCTTCTGAGTAATGTCCAGGGTCTCGGCCGCCTCTCAGCAGTCCCCGAGCGGCCAGCAGCCCTGCTGCGTTACCATAACCTGTGTACTTGATAAACCTGGAAACTGATAGACAGAAGagaatcaattattttattacaaaagatCGTCTTTCCAACTTTTGGCTAAATCTATATATACACTACTGATCAAaagtcagattaaaaaaaatcattatattaagcaaggacacattaaattaatcaaaaatgacagcagagagatttataatgttacaaagaactggtttcaaataaatgccgttcATCCAAACttgctattcatcaaataatcccgAAACAGAatgaatcacagtttccacaaaaaatatgaacatctgttttcaacatcaataaataataagaaatgctttttgaacaccaaatcagcatattacaatgatttctgaaggatcagagcatgtaatggctgctaaaacttcagctttgcatcacaggaataaattatatatatatatatatatagtgtttataAGTTTTAagaatatttgacaatattactgatcaaataaatgcacttttgGTGAGCGTAAGAGTCTTATTTTTTTAGGAATTAAACAAATATAACCAGTCCTAAACATTTGAAAGTTTATGTAGCTTAatcaacttttttaaataagatgTTAGTATCTGAGGGGGATATCCCCTAGAATAcataatttattcttaatttcAAATGGCATTAAATTCACATAAAATTGCATTTTCCAAACTATAGTAAagcaatatattacagaaatgtaCTGGTGTTCCtaaaacaatttaactaaaaaataaataaataaataataataataaataataaaaaaacctttttacaggatttttgtaagtttaaaatacacttttgttttcaATGTGTGATCTCAATAttccagtgattttttttttgtgataatgtAACGTACCACTCTCCTTGCACAGCACAAACAGGAACTCAGCCGCGCAGTGCTTCACGTCCGTGTCTATGTGTGTCATTAGACGCACTAGCTTGTTTCGTAGAGCGTTCCCGACCTCAGGTCTGTTTTTGACATCTCGTAATGGTGGAAGCACCTGTGTAGAACGGCAACACATACACTTTCATTACCAAAAAGCAAACATCTCTCAAGTTCACAATCAAGAAATCTCACCTTCATCCTTAAAAACTTCCTGGTCTCTCTGTGGATGCGAGCGCTCTCCGTTAGTAGATTTAGCGAGGGCAGCAGTGTTTCTTTCAGCTTGTTTCCCTGGAAACAATGTCAACAAGTTGAGCAGTTAAAGTGTTGTACATTGGATCTCCAGCTGTGTCCTGGTGTAGAAATCCCTCAAAGCATTCCCTTCACACCCagcacaaaaacaataacaacacaacCGGCACAAACAGGTGTAGAGCAGCTCCCAGAAAAAATAATTTCATCGCAGACGTTTCACATCAACCCATCACAGCCAAATTCAAGTtctaatttatttgtattcataatacacatttttttgaagcagctttacagaaaatcatgtttATAATATCGCCATGTTTTCTAGTCACATTTAGCAGATTCGAGCAATGATATAAACAAGTCATAATGAAGCAGTTTACATTTGTTATATAGTACATATCACATGAGAGGATAAAGTTGGACATaagtatatataacattttatataaagagCTGGACAATAATATAGTTAGCATTTTGTgacaatataaataaacatgcagctGAGAtttgctatacacacacacacacacacacacacacacatacatatgtgtgcgtgtgtgagtttgtatatatattatatatatatatatatatatatatataaaactttccATGAATGTACGGTACTGTATGTAGGTTTAAAGTTGGATGTAGTCTATGATACTTATTCTACAAAAATTATCATACAAAAAACTTAAAATAGTAATACTTATAATAGTTTATATTTGCTAGTATATATTGCTTTTAAATGAATGTACTATATGAATCTGTGTAAGGTCGGATATACTAATAAAAGTTGCATAATCTGTAAATTCATTAGAAATGAAtgtaaagtaactttttttatagataaaaaaataaaaaaatatgtaaataccaactcaaaaaatttgtatttctatatataatttgcatatttgcaAAGACGAACAAAAATGATGTTTAGTGTGATTGTAAAGTGTGATTtcggaccaatgagatttcactgtgggcGGGGCCTCCCACCACTGGAAGAAATGTGAACGTTTTAAGTGGCAACCTTTCAGTCATTTTCTTGAAACCAACATGGAAGTGACTttaactgcaattcatcgactggccactagAGACTGGCTCCAAAAAGGAGTCAATCCCATAGTTGCCTCATGTTAAAatacccaactttacagcagaaaaaaaaatctgtttgcaGCCTGGTAATGTGTTTTTGGTCTGTATAGCTAATGACAGGTAGACTGCCACTGCTGTCACAACAGTCAAGCTAGGTAGGTGTGGTTTCAGCAACTAGCTCCACCCACATCCCCGCCTCtttgcccattttcaattatCCAGGAGTGATGCATGGTGACGCGCTACCAAGTTGGGGATGGCCAGCTCTGCCCAATTTGGGCTTCAAAAATGTTCTTCAGAAACTTATGGATGATGTCATGGACACTATGTACtactttatacagtctatggaatgttttattgtgttttaacctttttaaattatgttttgaaatattaacaGTACACTTTTGCATAACAGAAGTATTCCGTTGCTCACCCGGTCGAGTCTTTTCTCCAAAAACTCCACCAGCACCTTAACGGCATCCATGTTGACGCCCATGTACTCGATAGAGCCCTGCTGGACTTTAGGCATCAGCAGAACGTCAAGACACGGAAGCGGCAGGTTCCCCAGAAGGTTCACCGTGTGGCTGTAAAACAAATTCACATCAAATTTGCTTTCCTTTTACAAATCAGCTAATTAATTGGGATTGAGACCCCTGTGGATCTGCTCTACAAATCAGAGCAAGACACATGGTGGAAATCTGTGCCAGTGTCTCACTGTCTCAAACGATTTTACATAATTTGGTTGTgagatttaatgcattattgagaAACTGTATCCTTGCCTTAATAAAACTTCTGTTCATCTATATATCTTCTGCccctctgtgagtgtgtgtgtgtgtacctatgCATCTCCTCCGTGCGCTCCTCTCCCTCTGAAGTGCTCATGATGCAGTGCCTCAGTATGGCACCCAGGTGTCTGTAAGTGGCTGCTtcctcctgcaacacacacacaccagcacaatGCACGTCCCACGAAACCACATTAGATCCGCATCGCTAATTAAATACTGTTATTTACACTGAGAGAACAGATCTAATTTCTGCAGGTGTGTATTCAGCAAAATGTGGGAATAAACTGACACACTTCTGTGGGATTAAGGGAAAATtagaaaatgaaaaattacttaatataacaatattaagaaacaaacaacaaaattacaatcTACAGTAAGGAATGCACAATCCCCAAATATCAGTATtggtttattttcttaatttttaagaaatttaattaattttatttatttattaaaattatcgCAAGTCTTAATAGACAGATAATGgcattaatgttttttgtttttaatgaaaaaatctgtatttatttataaaactggCCATCATATTTGTTAGCATTgaacatgaataataaattaaatatatcttGATTACCAAGTCAGCATaataaaatttttttgtttttggtttgttttatatttatactttataataTTCCATTATAGAACTTTTTGCACTGTTGCACTATTTTCATGAGAATTAAGCACATCTTACCCCTCAGTGTATTTTCGTAATTATATCACAATGCAATAATTTCTTTTAGAATACAATAACTTTTATTGTTTTGCcataaaatatctttaatatatatatatatatatatatatatatacatatatatatatatatgtatatatatatatctctctctctctctctctctctctctctctctctctctctctctctctctctctctctctctctatatatatatatatatatatatatacatacacatacacacacacacacacacacacacccacacacttcTTTCTTGTGACTTTGGGGATATAACATGGCCAAACAAGTTCTTCACGGGTTTCATGAGATACAACCAAAATTCTATTCCAGCATATAAACAGGGCTCTAAAATTTAGGAAACAGCAGCACTGTCACTGTTTGCCCACAACATATTTCCTGACACAATTGAATGCATTGTCTCACCTCATCCACTTTACGGCGGTTGGAATCAAAGGTGACATTAAAGAGGATCTTCAGGATCTCCATGGCTCTCTCCGTCTCCTGCCTCCCCAGCGGGGGCAGCTCTGAGCAGCCGTCAAAGCCTGCACGTGCCACCTCGTACGTGTCGGGCCAGCAGAGGCCGAGCGTGGCATCCAGAGCCTCCGACAGCAGACTAACACCCCGCAGCTCTCGTGCCAGATGGGCTCTTATGTCCACACGCAGGGCGGTGATCAGGAACGTGAGGCGCAGGTCGAAGAATCGCACATCGTGGTTCCACTGTGGCTCACGGCACTGTTTCAGCCTCTTTGCCAATCCCACGATCAGTTGGAGCTCCGCCCCCGCCTCCTGAGCCGCCTCGCTATTGAACACGATGTTGCACAAGCACTTCAGGGCTTCCACGATCACTTCCAGGTCTGGGATCTCGGGTGTGATGCCCTCACCCTGACCAAGGCCAGCATGTCGGATCAGGATCTGCATGGCATGGCGGGTGGCAAAGGGGGCCAGGCTTTTCTTGTCACGGGACAGGATGCGGATGGTTTCCAAGCAGGCCAGCTGACAGGATGGCTGGAGGTCTCTCTCCAGGAAGCCCATCACTAATTCGCCGAGACGCTGAAAGGCAAGAGAGAGATAAGTTGTCAGATTTGTGTCAGATTTTACAATGGACATTATCAAATTTGTGCaccaatgttttttctttttagtacttaaaaattactttacattttttttattattaatttacattttttattatataaatacatacatgtgtgtgtctgtgtagaaattataaatacataaaataattaaaagtgcttCCGTGctgaattaaaaaagtatttctttctttctttctttctttctttctttctttctttctttctttctttcaaaaaagactGAAGTCACACATTTGAAGGGTggtgtatatattttagatacTAAATATAAGATAAATACAGAGATATAAAAAGATatagaaatacataaaaattacaaatatacaacatatttaaaggggtcatatgacactgcaaaaaataacattattttgtgtaatgcaatgtgtttatggagtttaaggtaaaaaaaatatatatattttccacatactgtacatattgtTTCTCATCTATGCCACGGCTTActgaaatgcattaatttttacaaagctcatggttctgaaaagcgaggcgtgctctgattggccagctatccagcatgttgtgattggccaaatgcctcaagcgtgtgatggaaatgttaggccccttaacatactgtgatgccgtttGCCTGCGCaacgagacaaaaacaataagacCCATACAAACGAGGCATTagctgcatccagtggggacataattactgattacaaTGACTTATACTCTTTTTACGCGTTGCATTGCGATGCATTGTATTGTGCTGGGTAAacatcggagaaacgacaaacaacaagtgctactgctcaaaactcgccTTTGAATCATCAGCGGCAAactcttaaaatatgaaaatgtacttacagtctgtgagtcagaagcaccagactgtccaaTTCAAAGATTTCAGCTTTGAATCGCGCTTGCGACTTGTTTATGCTAGAGTAGCGACATAACAACATCATGTCCATTTTCCCCATTCTTCCCAAGGTAATTTAATGAATCACACTGGGTGTTGTAGAAATAGACACCTGGAGTTTCTGAGAGGGATAATTCATAGACAGCTCGTATACACGCACGGGTGGAAGAGTGACAACTCCTCGAATTCTCCCTGACTGTGTTTCACGGCCGAGACCTTCAACTGTCTCGCTCTAGAATTTACAGTTACCAAATTGGAGTCCAACTGTGATACGTCCTTACATAACCCAGGCAAGCAATGAACAAAATGAGATCTGTTTGAAACCTATCTGTGACACCACATGGTGATAACCAAATATAGCAGCATTATGGTGCTAGAGCTTTTACCAGGGGTTTCCAAAGTGAAATTTTGATTGTAAAATGCTATGGAAATAATTATGCACTAATAATTATTTAGAATTTACTGTATACACATATTTTCCACATAACACATTAATAATTGATTCCGCCTTTAGTATTAATGACatgataattattaaattaacaaaaatagcAGCATTATAGTGTTATAGTCTATaccaggggttttcaaacaaATACTTTGAATTGCAAAGTATTTGGGAGAGAAAAAAGGTGTAAATAAATCTGCTTATACATACAAGCTAATCTGTTATTACTCATGTATATAAATTACATGAGCTAACAACAACAGTTTATCATAAAAAACGTTATGCAAAACTTTAGACATGTAGATAATTTTTGTCTTTTGTGACTAGTCCCACAATGTTCTGGAATGCTCCAGAAAGTACTAgaatttta
It encodes the following:
- the LOC113066837 gene encoding synembryn-A isoform X2, producing the protein MQKGGTAMKMDLNVIIQKMETGDQDAALTALQTFNKEKSQCFSFTSGEEEDRERLGELVMGFLERDLQPSCQLACLETIRILSRDKKSLAPFATRHAMQILIRHAGLGQGEGITPEIPDLEVIVEALKCLCNIVFNSEAAQEAGAELQLIVGLAKRLKQCREPQWNHDVRFFDLRLTFLITALRVDIRAHLARELRGVSLLSEALDATLGLCWPDTYEVARAGFDGCSELPPLGRQETERAMEILKILFNVTFDSNRRKVDEEEAATYRHLGAILRHCIMSTSEGEERTEEMHSHTVNLLGNLPLPCLDVLLMPKVQQGSIEYMGVNMDAVKVLVEFLEKRLDRGNKLKETLLPSLNLLTESARIHRETRKFLRMKVLPPLRDVKNRPEVGNALRNKLVRLMTHIDTDVKHCAAEFLFVLCKESVSRFIKYTGYGNAAGLLAARGLLRGGRDPGHYSEDEDSDTEEYREAKPHINPVTGRVEEEQPNPMEGMTEEQKEYEAMKLVKMFDKLSREQLIQPMKIGADGKMTSLEPQELHYLASQQFGESNNSDSDSDTN
- the LOC113066837 gene encoding synembryn-A isoform X1 gives rise to the protein MQKGGTAMKMDLNVIIQKMETGDQDAALTALQTFNKEKSQCFSFTSGEEEDREDGHLQEERLGELVMGFLERDLQPSCQLACLETIRILSRDKKSLAPFATRHAMQILIRHAGLGQGEGITPEIPDLEVIVEALKCLCNIVFNSEAAQEAGAELQLIVGLAKRLKQCREPQWNHDVRFFDLRLTFLITALRVDIRAHLARELRGVSLLSEALDATLGLCWPDTYEVARAGFDGCSELPPLGRQETERAMEILKILFNVTFDSNRRKVDEEEAATYRHLGAILRHCIMSTSEGEERTEEMHSHTVNLLGNLPLPCLDVLLMPKVQQGSIEYMGVNMDAVKVLVEFLEKRLDRGNKLKETLLPSLNLLTESARIHRETRKFLRMKVLPPLRDVKNRPEVGNALRNKLVRLMTHIDTDVKHCAAEFLFVLCKESVSRFIKYTGYGNAAGLLAARGLLRGGRDPGHYSEDEDSDTEEYREAKPHINPVTGRVEEEQPNPMEGMTEEQKEYEAMKLVKMFDKLSREQLIQPMKIGADGKMTSLEPQELHYLASQQFGESNNSDSDSDTN